From a region of the Enterobacter sp. JBIWA008 genome:
- the betA gene encoding choline dehydrogenase: MQFDYIIIGAGSAGNVLATRLTEDPNTTVLLLEAGGPDYRFDFRTQMPAALAFPLQGKRYNWAYETEPEPYMNNRRMECGRGKGLGGSSLINGMCYIRGNAMDLDHWAKEPGLEHWSYLNCLPYYRKAETRDVGPNDYHGGDGPVSVTTSKPGVNPLFEAMVEAGVQAGYPRTDDLNGYQQEGFGPMDRTVTPQGRRASTARGYLDRAKQRPNLTIRTHAMTDRILFEGKRAVGVEWLEGESTIPSKATANKEVLLSAGAIASPQILQRSGVGNADLLKQFDIPLVHDLPGVGENLQDHLEMYLQYECKEPVSLYPALQWWNQPKIGAEWLFGGTGVGASNHFEAGGFIRSREEFEWPNIQYHFLPVAINYNGSNAVKEHGFQCHVGSMRSPSRGHVRIKSRDPHQHPAILFNYMSHEQDWQEFRDAIRITREIMHQPALDKYRGREISPGIECQTDEQLDEFVRNHAETAFHPCGTCKMGYDEMAVVDGEGRVHGLEGLRVVDASIMPQIITGNLNATTIMIGEKVADAIRGREPLAKSTAAYYVANGAPVRS, translated from the coding sequence TTGCAATTTGACTACATCATTATCGGTGCCGGCTCTGCCGGCAACGTACTCGCAACGCGACTGACCGAAGATCCGAACACCACCGTGCTGCTGCTTGAGGCAGGCGGGCCGGATTATCGCTTTGACTTCCGCACCCAGATGCCCGCCGCGCTGGCGTTCCCGCTGCAGGGCAAGCGCTACAACTGGGCGTATGAAACCGAGCCAGAGCCGTACATGAACAACCGCCGCATGGAGTGCGGGCGCGGCAAAGGGCTGGGCGGCTCGTCGCTGATCAACGGCATGTGCTACATCCGCGGTAACGCGATGGACCTCGACCACTGGGCCAAAGAGCCGGGTCTGGAGCACTGGAGCTACCTCAACTGCCTGCCCTACTACCGCAAGGCCGAGACGCGCGACGTGGGGCCGAACGACTATCACGGCGGCGACGGTCCGGTGAGCGTCACCACCTCTAAGCCGGGCGTGAACCCGCTGTTTGAGGCGATGGTGGAAGCGGGCGTGCAGGCGGGCTATCCGCGCACCGACGATCTCAACGGCTACCAGCAGGAGGGCTTTGGCCCGATGGATCGCACGGTCACGCCGCAGGGCCGACGCGCCAGCACCGCGCGCGGCTATCTGGATCGGGCGAAGCAGCGTCCGAACCTGACCATCCGCACCCATGCCATGACCGATCGCATCCTCTTTGAGGGCAAGCGCGCGGTGGGCGTCGAGTGGCTGGAGGGCGAAAGCACCATCCCGTCCAAAGCGACGGCGAATAAAGAGGTGCTGCTGAGCGCCGGGGCGATCGCCTCCCCGCAGATCCTCCAGCGTTCCGGCGTGGGCAACGCTGACCTGCTGAAGCAGTTCGATATCCCGCTGGTACACGACCTGCCCGGCGTGGGCGAAAACCTGCAGGATCACCTGGAGATGTACCTCCAGTACGAATGCAAAGAGCCGGTTTCCCTCTACCCTGCCCTGCAGTGGTGGAACCAGCCGAAAATTGGCGCCGAGTGGCTGTTTGGCGGCACCGGCGTGGGCGCGAGCAACCACTTCGAAGCGGGCGGGTTTATCCGCAGCCGAGAAGAGTTCGAATGGCCTAACATTCAGTACCACTTCCTGCCGGTAGCGATTAACTACAACGGCTCGAACGCGGTAAAAGAGCATGGCTTCCAGTGCCACGTTGGCTCCATGCGCTCCCCGAGCCGAGGGCACGTTCGCATCAAGTCGCGCGATCCGCACCAGCATCCGGCGATCCTGTTCAACTATATGTCACACGAGCAGGACTGGCAGGAGTTCCGCGACGCTATCCGCATCACCCGCGAGATCATGCACCAGCCCGCGCTGGACAAGTACCGCGGCCGTGAAATCAGTCCGGGTATTGAATGCCAGACCGACGAGCAGCTGGACGAGTTCGTGCGTAACCATGCCGAAACCGCCTTCCACCCGTGCGGCACCTGCAAGATGGGTTATGACGAGATGGCGGTGGTCGACGGCGAAGGCCGCGTTCACGGACTGGAAGGGCTGCGCGTGGTGGATGCGTCGATCATGCCGCAGATCATTACCGGCAACCTGAACGCCACCACCATTATGATTGGCGAGAAGGTTGCCGACGCCATTCGCGGGCGCGAGCCGCTGGCGAAGAGCACGGCGGCGTATTATGTGGCGAACGGAGCGCCGGTAAGAAGCTAA
- the betB gene encoding betaine-aldehyde dehydrogenase, whose amino-acid sequence MSRMAEQQLYINGGYTSATSGRTFETINPANGDVLATVQAAGREDVDRAVESAQRGQKIWAAMTAMERSRILRRAVDILRERNDELAKLETLDTGKAYSETSTVDIVTGADVLEYYAGLIPALEGSQIPLRETSFVYTRREPLGVVAGIGAWNYPIQIALWKSAPALAAGNAMIFKPSEVTPLTALKLAEIYTEAGLPDGVFNVLPGVGAETGQYLTEHPGIAKVSFTGGVASGKKVMANSAASSLKEVTMELGGKSPLIIFDDADLDLAADIAMMANFFSSGQVCTNGTRVFVPAKFKAAFEQKIVERVGRIRAGDLFDERTNFGPMVSFPHRDSVMRYIAKGKEEGARVLCGGDVLKGEGFDNGAWVAPTVFTDCTDEMTIVREEIFGPVMSILTYESDEEAIRRANDTDYGLAAGIVTADLNRAHGAIHQLEAGICWINTWGESAAEMPVGGYKHSGIGRENGVMTLQSYTQVKSIQVEMGKFQSIF is encoded by the coding sequence ATGTCCCGAATGGCAGAACAGCAGCTTTATATCAATGGTGGTTATACCTCCGCCACCAGCGGTCGCACCTTCGAGACCATCAACCCGGCCAACGGTGACGTTCTGGCGACCGTACAGGCCGCCGGGCGCGAAGACGTCGATCGCGCCGTGGAAAGCGCACAGCGCGGGCAGAAGATCTGGGCGGCGATGACCGCCATGGAACGCTCGCGCATCCTGCGTCGCGCCGTGGATATCCTGCGCGAGCGCAACGACGAGCTCGCAAAGCTGGAAACCCTCGACACCGGTAAAGCATATTCCGAAACCTCAACCGTGGACATCGTCACCGGCGCGGACGTGCTGGAGTACTACGCGGGGCTGATCCCGGCGCTGGAAGGCAGCCAGATCCCGCTGCGTGAGACCTCATTCGTCTACACCCGCCGCGAGCCACTGGGCGTGGTGGCGGGCATCGGGGCGTGGAACTACCCGATCCAGATCGCCCTGTGGAAATCCGCTCCGGCGCTGGCGGCGGGCAACGCGATGATCTTCAAGCCGAGCGAGGTCACCCCGCTCACCGCCCTGAAGCTTGCGGAGATCTACACCGAAGCGGGCCTGCCGGACGGCGTGTTTAACGTCCTGCCGGGCGTGGGCGCGGAGACCGGCCAGTACCTGACCGAACATCCGGGTATCGCGAAAGTCTCCTTCACCGGCGGCGTCGCCAGCGGCAAAAAGGTGATGGCCAACTCGGCGGCCTCGTCCCTGAAAGAGGTGACGATGGAGCTGGGCGGCAAATCCCCGCTGATTATTTTCGACGATGCCGATCTGGATCTCGCGGCAGACATCGCCATGATGGCGAACTTCTTCAGCTCCGGCCAGGTATGCACCAACGGCACCCGCGTGTTCGTGCCCGCGAAATTCAAGGCTGCGTTTGAGCAAAAAATCGTTGAGCGCGTGGGCCGCATACGCGCGGGCGATCTGTTCGATGAACGCACCAACTTTGGTCCGATGGTCAGCTTCCCGCACCGCGACAGCGTGATGCGCTACATCGCCAAAGGCAAAGAGGAAGGCGCGCGCGTGCTGTGCGGCGGCGACGTGCTGAAGGGCGAAGGCTTTGACAACGGCGCGTGGGTCGCCCCGACCGTGTTCACCGACTGCACGGACGAGATGACCATCGTGCGCGAGGAGATCTTCGGCCCGGTGATGTCCATCCTCACCTACGAATCCGACGAAGAAGCCATTCGCCGCGCCAACGACACCGACTACGGTCTGGCGGCGGGCATCGTCACGGCCGACCTGAACCGCGCGCACGGTGCTATTCATCAGCTCGAAGCGGGCATCTGCTGGATCAACACCTGGGGTGAATCCGCCGCAGAGATGCCGGTTGGCGGCTACAAACACTCCGGCATTGGCCGCGAGAACGGCGTCATGACGCTGCAGAGCTACACCCAGGTGAAGTCCATCCAGGTTGAGATGGGTAAATTCCAGTCCATATTTTAA
- the betI gene encoding transcriptional regulator BetI, which produces MPKVGMQPIRRRQLIDATLEAINEVGMHDATIAQIARRAGVSTGIISHYFKDKNGLLEATMRDITGQLRDAVLSRLRALPDGCAEQRLQAIVGGNFDETQTSSAAMKAWLAFWASSMHQPMLYRLQQVSSRRLLSNLVYEFRRELPREQAQEAGYGLAALIDGLWLRAALSGKPLDKTLAQSLTSHFISQHLPTE; this is translated from the coding sequence ATGCCCAAAGTGGGGATGCAGCCGATCCGGCGCAGGCAGCTTATCGACGCCACGCTGGAAGCAATAAATGAAGTGGGAATGCATGACGCGACGATCGCGCAGATCGCCCGTCGGGCGGGCGTTTCCACGGGGATCATCAGTCACTACTTCAAAGACAAAAACGGTCTGCTGGAAGCGACCATGCGCGACATCACCGGCCAGCTGCGGGACGCGGTATTGAGCCGCTTACGCGCCCTGCCGGACGGCTGCGCGGAGCAGCGCCTGCAGGCGATTGTCGGCGGCAATTTTGATGAAACCCAGACCAGCAGCGCGGCAATGAAGGCCTGGCTGGCCTTCTGGGCAAGCAGCATGCACCAGCCGATGCTCTACCGCCTGCAGCAGGTAAGCAGCCGCCGTCTGCTGTCGAACCTGGTGTACGAGTTCCGCCGGGAACTGCCGCGCGAGCAGGCCCAGGAGGCGGGCTACGGGCTGGCGGCGCTGATCGACGGGCTGTGGCTGCGCGCGGCCCTGAGCGGCAAACCGCTGGATAAAACCCTGGCGCAATCGCTCACCAGCCACTTTATCAGCCAGCATTTACCGACCGAATAA
- the betT gene encoding choline BCCT transporter BetT — protein sequence MTDLSQDREKDKINPVVFYTSAGLILLFSLTTIFFRDFSAEWIGRTLNWVSKTFGWYYLLAATLYIVFVVCIACSRFGSVKLGPEQSKPEFSLLSWAAMLFAAGIGIDLMFFSVAEPVTQYMQPPEGAGQTMEAARQAMVWTLFHYGLTGWSMYALMGMALGYFSYRYNLPLTIRSALYPIFGKKINGPIGHSVDIAAVIGTIFGIATTLGIGVVQLNYGLSVLFDIPDSMAAKAALIALSVIIATISVTSGVDKGIRVLSELNVALALGLILFVLFMGDTSFLLNALVLNVGDYVNRFMGMTLNSFAFDRPVEWMNNWTLFFWAWWVAWSPFVGLFLARISRGRTIRQFVMGTLIIPFTFTLLWLSIFGNSALHEIIHGNANFAQEAMAHPERGFYSLLAQYPAFTFSASVATITGLLFYVTSADSGALVLGNFTSKLKDINSDAPNWLRIFWSVAIGLLTLGMLMTNGISALQNTTVIMGLPFSFVIFFVMAGLYKSLKVEDYRRVSASRDTAPRPMGAQDRLSWKKRLSRLMNYPGTRYTKQMMETVCFPAMEEVAQELKLRGAYVELKNLPPEEGETLGHLDLLVHMGDEQNFVYQIWPQQYSVPGFTYRARSGKSTYYRLETFLLEGSQGNDLMDYSKEQVITDILDQYERHLNFIHLHREAPGNSVMFPDT from the coding sequence ATGACAGACCTTTCACAAGACAGAGAAAAAGACAAAATCAACCCGGTCGTTTTTTATACGTCCGCCGGGCTGATTTTGTTGTTTTCCCTGACGACGATCTTCTTTCGTGATTTTTCTGCCGAGTGGATTGGGCGCACCCTGAACTGGGTGTCGAAGACCTTCGGCTGGTATTATTTGCTGGCGGCAACGCTCTATATTGTTTTTGTTGTCTGCATTGCCTGCTCGCGCTTCGGTTCGGTGAAGCTCGGGCCTGAGCAGTCCAAGCCCGAGTTCAGCCTGTTGAGCTGGGCCGCAATGCTGTTTGCCGCGGGCATCGGCATCGACCTGATGTTCTTCTCCGTGGCGGAACCGGTCACGCAGTATATGCAGCCGCCGGAAGGGGCAGGGCAGACGATGGAGGCCGCGCGCCAGGCGATGGTCTGGACGCTGTTCCACTACGGCCTGACCGGCTGGTCGATGTACGCCCTGATGGGCATGGCGCTCGGATACTTTAGCTATCGTTATAATTTGCCTCTTACCATCCGCTCCGCGCTCTACCCGATCTTCGGTAAAAAGATTAACGGTCCGATTGGCCACAGCGTTGATATCGCGGCGGTGATCGGCACCATCTTTGGTATCGCGACGACGCTCGGGATTGGCGTGGTGCAGCTCAACTACGGCCTGAGCGTGCTGTTTGATATTCCTGATTCGATGGCGGCAAAGGCGGCGCTGATTGCGCTGTCGGTGATTATCGCCACCATTTCGGTGACCTCCGGCGTCGACAAGGGCATCCGCGTGCTCTCCGAGCTGAACGTGGCGCTGGCGCTGGGCCTGATCCTGTTCGTGCTGTTTATGGGCGATACCTCGTTCCTGCTCAATGCCTTAGTGCTGAACGTGGGTGACTACGTGAACCGCTTTATGGGCATGACGCTGAACAGCTTCGCCTTCGACCGTCCGGTGGAGTGGATGAACAACTGGACGCTGTTCTTCTGGGCGTGGTGGGTGGCGTGGTCGCCGTTTGTCGGCCTGTTCCTGGCGCGTATTTCACGTGGCCGCACCATCCGACAGTTTGTGATGGGCACGCTGATTATCCCGTTCACCTTTACCCTGCTGTGGCTGTCAATCTTCGGCAACAGCGCGCTGCACGAGATCATCCACGGCAACGCGAACTTCGCGCAGGAAGCGATGGCGCACCCGGAGCGCGGCTTCTATAGCCTGCTGGCGCAGTACCCGGCGTTTACCTTTAGCGCCTCCGTGGCGACCATCACCGGCCTGCTGTTCTACGTTACCTCGGCGGATTCCGGCGCCCTGGTGCTGGGCAACTTCACCTCGAAGCTTAAAGACATCAACAGCGACGCGCCGAACTGGCTGCGCATCTTCTGGTCCGTCGCCATCGGCCTGCTGACGCTCGGCATGCTGATGACCAACGGTATTTCGGCGTTGCAGAACACCACGGTGATCATGGGCCTGCCGTTCAGCTTCGTCATCTTCTTCGTCATGGCCGGGCTGTATAAATCGCTCAAGGTGGAAGACTACCGCCGCGTCAGCGCCAGCCGCGACACCGCGCCGCGTCCGATGGGCGCGCAGGACAGGCTGAGCTGGAAGAAACGCCTGTCGCGCCTGATGAACTACCCCGGCACGCGCTACACCAAACAGATGATGGAGACGGTCTGCTTCCCGGCGATGGAAGAGGTAGCGCAGGAGCTGAAGCTGCGCGGCGCCTACGTGGAGCTGAAAAACCTGCCGCCGGAGGAGGGCGAGACCCTGGGGCACCTGGATCTGCTGGTGCACATGGGCGACGAGCAGAACTTTGTCTATCAAATCTGGCCGCAGCAGTACTCGGTGCCTGGCTTTACCTACCGGGCGCGCAGCGGGAAGTCGACCTACTACCGGCTGGAGACCTTCCTGCTGGAAGGAAGCCAGGGGAATGATTTGATGGATTACAGCAAGGAGCAGGTGATTACGGACATTCTGGACCAGTATGAACGGCACCTGAACTTTATCCATCTGCACAGGGAAGCGCCGGGGAATAGCGTGATGTTCCCTGATACGTAA